Proteins found in one Tamandua tetradactyla isolate mTamTet1 chromosome 1, mTamTet1.pri, whole genome shotgun sequence genomic segment:
- the COX4I2 gene encoding cytochrome c oxidase subunit 4 isoform 2, mitochondrial: MLSRVTWSLVLRKERLGVRGTHSPGGTARSEGKMPPYTGYQAQRPCPMPDEPFCTELSAEQRALKEKEKGSWTQLSLAEKVALYRLQYHETFAEMNRPSNEWKTVMGCVFFFFGFTALLIWWQRVYVFPEKPVTLTDEWKAQQLQRVLDMKGNPVQGLASRWDYDKRQWKK, translated from the exons atgcTCTCCAGAGTCACCTGGAGCCTGGTGCTGAGGAAAGAAAGACTTGGAGTGCGAGGGACACACAGCCCAGGAGGCACAG CCCGCAGCGAGGGGAAGATGCCGCCCTACACCGGTTACCAGGCCCAGCGCCCCTGCCCCATGCCGGACGAGCCCTTCTGCACAGAGCTGAGCGCTGAGCAGCGGGCcctgaaggagaaggagaagggcaGCTGGACCCAGCTGAGCCTCGCCGAGAAGGTGGCCT tgTACCGGCTCCAGTACCACGAGACCTTTGCGGAGATGAACCGTCCCTCCAACGAGTGGAAGACAGTGATGGGCTGTGTCTTCTTCTTCTTTGGATTCACTGCTCTGCTGATTTGGTGGCAGCGGGTGTATG TGTTCCCCGAGAAGCCCGTCACCCTGACCGATGAGTGGAAGGCCCAGCAGCTCCAGCGCGTCCTGGACATGAAGGGAAACCCCGTGCAAGGCCTGGCCTCCCGGTGGGACTACGACAAGAGGCAGTGGAAGAAGTGA